From a region of the Tenggerimyces flavus genome:
- a CDS encoding enoyl-CoA hydratase/isomerase family protein, protein MSTVTYELKGRVCVLTLNRPEARNAINRQLRADLRAALERFDDDPSARVGILTGAGKSFSAGRDLKERASDNAAGIVARPDDSMSANSLHSWRQPRKPLIAAINGHCLAGGFSIAQMCDLRIAAEDASLGITEPRMGLLAPFASLLPKLIPTATVMELVLTGQPMTARRAYEIGFVNRVVPNESLLSEAIALGERIADNAPLSVEYSKELVYRSLELDDGGLLRLTHHMYARLLESEDAKEGPRAFVEKRPPEWKGR, encoded by the coding sequence ATGAGCACGGTGACGTACGAGCTCAAGGGCCGCGTGTGCGTGCTCACGCTCAATCGGCCCGAGGCGCGGAACGCGATCAACCGGCAGCTGCGCGCCGACCTGCGCGCCGCGCTGGAGCGCTTCGACGACGACCCTTCGGCGCGGGTCGGGATCCTGACTGGTGCCGGGAAGTCGTTCTCCGCCGGACGGGATCTCAAGGAACGTGCGAGCGACAACGCCGCGGGCATCGTCGCGCGGCCGGACGACAGCATGTCGGCGAACAGCCTGCACAGCTGGCGACAACCGCGGAAGCCGTTGATCGCCGCGATCAACGGGCACTGCCTCGCGGGTGGCTTCTCGATCGCGCAGATGTGCGACCTGCGCATCGCGGCGGAGGACGCGAGCCTCGGCATCACCGAGCCCCGCATGGGTTTGCTGGCACCGTTCGCCTCGCTGCTGCCGAAGCTCATCCCGACGGCGACCGTGATGGAGCTCGTCCTCACCGGACAGCCGATGACCGCGCGGCGCGCGTACGAGATCGGTTTCGTCAACCGGGTCGTGCCGAACGAGAGCCTGCTCAGCGAGGCGATCGCGCTCGGCGAGCGCATCGCCGACAACGCGCCGCTCTCTGTGGAGTACTCCAAGGAGCTCGTCTACCGCAGCCTCGAGCTCGACGACGGGGGACTGCTGCGGCTCACCCACCACATGTACGCACGGCTGCTGGAGAGCGAGGACGCCAAGGAAGGCCCTCGCGCGTTCGTGGAGAAGCGTCCTCCCGAGTGGAAAGGTCGCTGA
- a CDS encoding ABC transporter permease: MEKTVPAARRLTGLPWRALLRDKWSTASLVFLLLVILAAVFGPMLSPYEVTGRNMGSAMLPPFSVQEGNFYLFGTDAIGRDMLTRILDGGRVSLSVAVAVAVISGTIGVALGILAGYYRGWVDDVIMRIVDVFMTLPTIFFVLLVLYVVGASTFNLIAVMAVARWMLYCRVVRGLVLSLREQTFVVATQTLGASGLRVMLRHLIPNTLTTILTIGTIDIARVILLESSISFLGLGLQPPSVSWGLLVADGRAYIRNAWWLITVPGLFIFLTALSINMFGLWLRMINDPSHRWRYLRLAPRKERAA, translated from the coding sequence GTGGAGAAGACAGTCCCGGCGGCACGGCGGCTGACCGGCCTGCCGTGGCGAGCGCTGCTCCGCGACAAGTGGAGCACCGCGTCGCTGGTGTTCCTGCTGCTCGTGATCCTGGCCGCGGTGTTCGGCCCGATGCTCAGCCCGTACGAGGTCACCGGCCGGAACATGGGCAGCGCGATGCTGCCGCCGTTCTCCGTCCAGGAAGGGAACTTCTACCTGTTCGGGACCGACGCGATCGGCCGCGACATGCTCACCCGGATCCTCGACGGCGGGCGCGTGTCGCTGAGCGTCGCGGTCGCCGTCGCGGTGATCTCGGGAACGATCGGCGTCGCGCTCGGCATCCTCGCCGGCTACTACCGCGGCTGGGTCGACGACGTGATCATGCGCATCGTCGACGTGTTCATGACGCTGCCGACGATCTTCTTCGTGCTGCTGGTGCTGTACGTCGTCGGCGCGAGCACGTTCAACCTCATCGCCGTCATGGCGGTCGCCCGCTGGATGCTCTACTGCCGCGTCGTCCGCGGGCTGGTGCTGTCGTTGCGTGAGCAGACGTTCGTCGTCGCGACGCAGACGCTCGGTGCCTCCGGCCTGCGCGTCATGCTGCGCCACCTCATTCCGAACACGCTCACCACGATCCTCACCATCGGCACGATCGACATCGCACGGGTCATCCTGCTCGAGTCGAGCATCAGCTTCCTCGGCCTCGGGCTGCAGCCGCCGAGCGTCTCCTGGGGTCTGCTGGTCGCGGACGGTCGGGCGTACATCCGCAACGCCTGGTGGCTGATCACGGTCCCGGGGCTGTTCATCTTCCTTACCGCGTTGAGCATCAACATGTTCGGCCTGTGGTTGCGGATGATCAACGACCCGTCGCACCGCTGGCGGTATCTGCGCCTCGCGCCGCGGAAGGAGCGTGCGGCATGA
- a CDS encoding ABC transporter permease encodes MGRYVIRRVAHSVFTLFILVVALFFAMHTLGDPVALMLDTDYSQSQYDALQHELGYDRPVVVQFQDYMTGILQGDFGESLRRGQPALDIVLASLPKTLFLGALAFLISLLGIPLGILAATRPRSWIDQLVNASSFAMLSAPNFWVALLGIYIFAVQLNWLPTSGFGGYLNPSYLVLPAVVLALNSLARFAQLTRTAVMEELTKQYVQTAHAKGLGERVILWLHVLKNAAISILTLAGDEAASIVNGSVIMETIFGWPGMGFLMISAIEQRDLPLVLATVVVAAVLVMLINLVVDLVYGWVDPRIQYQ; translated from the coding sequence ATGGGCAGGTACGTGATCCGCCGCGTCGCCCACTCCGTCTTCACGCTGTTCATCCTCGTCGTCGCTCTGTTCTTCGCGATGCACACGCTCGGCGACCCCGTCGCGCTCATGCTCGACACGGACTACTCGCAGTCGCAGTACGACGCCCTGCAGCACGAGCTCGGCTACGACCGGCCGGTGGTCGTGCAGTTCCAGGACTACATGACCGGCATCCTGCAGGGCGACTTCGGCGAGTCCCTGCGGCGCGGTCAACCCGCCCTTGACATCGTGCTCGCGTCGCTGCCGAAGACGTTGTTCCTTGGTGCGCTCGCGTTCCTGATCAGCCTGCTCGGCATCCCTCTGGGGATCCTCGCGGCGACCAGGCCGCGGTCGTGGATCGACCAGCTCGTCAACGCCTCGTCGTTCGCGATGCTGTCGGCGCCGAACTTCTGGGTGGCGCTGCTCGGCATCTACATCTTCGCCGTCCAGCTCAACTGGCTGCCGACCTCGGGATTCGGCGGCTACCTCAACCCGTCGTACCTCGTGCTCCCGGCCGTCGTTCTCGCGCTGAACAGCCTGGCCCGCTTCGCCCAGCTCACCCGCACCGCGGTGATGGAGGAGCTGACCAAGCAGTACGTCCAGACCGCGCACGCCAAGGGCCTCGGCGAACGCGTGATCCTCTGGCTGCACGTGCTGAAGAACGCGGCGATCTCGATCCTGACCCTGGCCGGTGACGAGGCCGCGTCGATCGTCAACGGCTCGGTGATCATGGAGACGATCTTCGGCTGGCCCGGCATGGGCTTCCTGATGATCTCGGCGATCGAGCAGCGCGACCTCCCGCTCGTTCTGGCCACGGTCGTGGTGGCCGCCGTTCTCGTCATGCTCATCAACCTCGTGGTCGACCTGGTGTACGGCTGGGTCGACCCACGCATCCAGTACCAGTAG
- a CDS encoding ABC transporter substrate-binding protein, with protein sequence MSLPKTIRGITVALALLVVAGACQSGGTGGAPQAGSTGKKVLTIVIGRAPDEPLGLLNRLGGSKPYTDLAADVLMERDPADGSLKPQLAEKWEMIAPNKWRFTLRKGVKFHDGEDFNAETAKWSIEKQTEADSPARVVRYAKELKAEAVDPYTLDIICPTACPILDIIAPQLQFVPPKWAQANPKEAAQKPVGTGPFKLEEWRTGEFMRFVAFKDYWGDTGYFDEVKFVWRSEPGVRASMVAAGEAQLSDDLDLESIDIVPKTFKPESIDYAWIRLRERDANGKLDPLWGDKRFRQALAYAIDCDAMAETLLKGAVKCSPFPFNSASVGFIKDGPRHEYNPEKARQLLDEVVGAGKEVNGVKMFSETGDIPRVWAETIMSYWEDIGVHATFEFVDGPRREKLHNPGVKGNPPDVFIQKSHTNDLFDATVSLAYIDGCNEPRSYSVCNEEFSQKLKDAGAASGEERRGLLEALERDYFYDGAYQIPLWSSPAIYGAAANLEWEGPVVGWLRPDRMKFS encoded by the coding sequence ATGTCGTTGCCCAAGACAATCCGGGGGATAACGGTGGCGCTTGCCTTGCTGGTCGTCGCCGGAGCGTGCCAGAGCGGCGGCACGGGAGGTGCGCCGCAGGCCGGGAGCACGGGCAAGAAGGTGCTCACGATCGTGATCGGTCGCGCCCCGGACGAGCCGCTCGGTCTGCTGAACAGGCTGGGCGGTTCGAAGCCGTACACCGACCTCGCGGCGGACGTGCTGATGGAACGCGACCCGGCCGACGGGTCGCTGAAGCCGCAGCTCGCCGAGAAGTGGGAGATGATCGCGCCGAACAAGTGGCGCTTCACGTTGCGCAAGGGCGTGAAGTTCCACGATGGCGAGGACTTCAACGCCGAGACCGCCAAGTGGAGCATCGAGAAGCAGACCGAAGCGGACAGCCCGGCGCGGGTCGTCCGGTACGCCAAGGAGCTGAAGGCCGAGGCCGTCGACCCGTACACGCTCGACATCATCTGCCCGACGGCCTGCCCGATCCTCGACATCATCGCGCCGCAGCTGCAGTTCGTCCCGCCGAAGTGGGCGCAGGCGAACCCGAAGGAAGCGGCGCAGAAGCCCGTCGGTACGGGGCCGTTCAAGCTCGAGGAGTGGCGGACCGGTGAGTTCATGCGGTTCGTCGCGTTCAAGGACTACTGGGGCGACACCGGCTACTTCGACGAGGTGAAGTTCGTCTGGCGAAGCGAGCCCGGTGTCCGCGCGTCGATGGTCGCCGCGGGTGAGGCGCAGCTGTCCGACGACCTGGACCTCGAGTCGATCGACATCGTCCCGAAGACGTTCAAGCCCGAATCCATCGACTACGCGTGGATCCGGCTGCGGGAACGGGACGCGAACGGCAAGCTCGACCCGCTGTGGGGCGACAAACGGTTCCGCCAAGCTCTCGCGTACGCCATCGACTGCGACGCGATGGCGGAGACGCTGCTCAAGGGCGCGGTCAAGTGCAGCCCGTTCCCGTTCAACTCGGCGTCGGTCGGCTTCATCAAGGACGGGCCGCGCCACGAGTACAACCCGGAGAAGGCACGCCAGCTGCTCGACGAGGTCGTCGGTGCGGGCAAGGAGGTCAACGGGGTCAAGATGTTCTCCGAGACCGGTGACATCCCGCGGGTATGGGCCGAGACCATCATGAGCTACTGGGAGGACATCGGCGTCCACGCGACGTTCGAGTTCGTCGACGGTCCGCGCCGGGAGAAGCTGCACAACCCTGGTGTCAAGGGCAATCCGCCGGACGTGTTCATCCAGAAGAGCCACACCAACGACCTGTTCGACGCGACCGTGAGCCTGGCGTACATCGACGGCTGCAACGAGCCCCGCTCGTACTCGGTCTGCAACGAGGAGTTCTCGCAGAAGCTCAAGGATGCCGGCGCGGCGTCGGGTGAGGAGCGCCGCGGGCTGCTCGAGGCGTTGGAACGCGACTACTTCTACGACGGCGCGTACCAGATCCCGCTGTGGAGCTCGCCCGCCATCTACGGCGCGGCCGCGAACCTGGAGTGGGAAGGGCCGGTCGTCGGCTGGCTGCGCCCGGACCGGATGAAGTTCTCCTGA
- a CDS encoding DUF4387 family protein: MIRLQDVANSIRGTNNGITRRSFDIMFDKEDDFRRVWSSGAITPELIAELYRVPATEVRIFDYPPAYAIKILMPRKVVSGSPDDTDIDGKQQHVPLLDILIPWSDDT, encoded by the coding sequence ATGATCCGGCTCCAGGACGTGGCCAACTCGATCCGGGGAACGAACAACGGCATCACGCGGCGCTCGTTCGACATCATGTTCGACAAGGAGGACGACTTCCGCCGCGTGTGGTCGTCCGGCGCGATCACGCCCGAGCTCATCGCGGAGCTGTACCGCGTCCCCGCGACCGAGGTGCGGATCTTCGACTACCCGCCGGCGTACGCGATCAAGATCCTGATGCCACGCAAGGTCGTGTCGGGCAGCCCCGACGACACCGACATCGACGGCAAGCAACAACACGTACCACTGCTGGACATTCTCATTCCATGGAGCGACGACACCTGA
- a CDS encoding acyclic terpene utilization AtuA family protein, with protein sequence MNADPATEDEVRIMSVGSIGAGFSYRAFKRGLEWNPHVVASDAGSADHGAASLGTGAVRSRGPMKKQLDTLITGARSIGAKFIIGSAGTAGGERNLQAVREIVEEIAQERDLHFRMALLHAELDKDFLKAKRAANKIVPLGPFPELTDEQIDESYPIVGMMGAEPFLKALDLGADVILGGRATDPAIFAGPPLRAGIPPGLAWHAARTMDKGVMMTVPGEETGSLGFIHFRKDHFVASSTKEGTYCTPRSVAAVTLYENDSPYHTIVPSGVIDTSDCTYEALDGGRVKVTGSKFQPASKYTVKLEGARFVGYRALAFVATRDPMLIPQVDDWLSRVRINAERNLHLQGVEKDDYTVRFRVYGKNGVMGDDEPIKETASHELGILIDAIGTTQEAALEAAGRHKALAGHTKFPGQLNHANTAEPFAMGAVPLGEVYDWGVWHIVELDHWNDWEDLFHVEIVDL encoded by the coding sequence ATGAACGCTGATCCCGCCACGGAGGACGAAGTCCGCATCATGTCCGTGGGCTCGATCGGTGCCGGGTTCTCCTACCGTGCTTTCAAGCGCGGGCTCGAGTGGAATCCCCACGTCGTCGCGTCCGACGCCGGCTCGGCCGACCACGGCGCCGCCTCGCTCGGCACCGGTGCCGTACGGTCGCGCGGCCCGATGAAGAAGCAACTCGACACGCTCATCACCGGCGCGCGGAGCATCGGCGCCAAGTTCATCATCGGCTCCGCCGGGACGGCCGGCGGCGAACGGAATCTGCAAGCAGTACGGGAGATCGTCGAAGAGATCGCCCAAGAACGCGACCTGCACTTCCGGATGGCGCTGCTGCACGCGGAGCTCGACAAGGACTTCCTCAAGGCCAAGCGCGCGGCGAACAAGATCGTTCCGCTCGGCCCGTTCCCCGAGCTGACCGACGAGCAGATCGACGAGTCGTACCCGATCGTCGGCATGATGGGCGCGGAGCCGTTCCTCAAGGCGCTCGACCTCGGTGCCGACGTCATCCTTGGCGGCCGCGCGACCGACCCGGCGATCTTCGCCGGCCCACCGCTGCGCGCCGGCATCCCGCCCGGCCTCGCCTGGCACGCGGCGCGCACGATGGACAAGGGCGTGATGATGACGGTCCCCGGCGAGGAGACCGGCTCGCTCGGCTTCATCCACTTCCGCAAGGACCACTTCGTCGCGTCGTCGACGAAGGAGGGCACGTACTGCACACCCCGGTCGGTCGCGGCCGTGACGCTGTACGAGAACGACAGCCCGTACCACACGATCGTCCCGTCCGGCGTCATCGACACCTCGGACTGTACGTACGAGGCCCTCGACGGCGGGCGGGTCAAGGTGACCGGCAGCAAGTTCCAGCCGGCGTCGAAGTACACGGTGAAGCTCGAGGGCGCGCGCTTCGTCGGCTACCGGGCCTTGGCGTTCGTCGCGACCCGCGACCCGATGCTCATCCCGCAGGTCGACGACTGGCTGAGCCGGGTACGGATCAACGCCGAACGCAACCTGCACCTGCAGGGCGTGGAGAAGGACGACTACACGGTCCGCTTCCGCGTCTACGGCAAGAACGGCGTGATGGGCGACGACGAGCCGATCAAGGAGACCGCGAGCCACGAGCTCGGGATCCTGATCGACGCGATCGGCACCACGCAGGAGGCGGCGCTCGAGGCCGCCGGCCGGCACAAGGCACTGGCGGGTCACACCAAGTTCCCCGGCCAGCTCAACCACGCCAACACCGCCGAGCCGTTCGCGATGGGCGCGGTCCCGTTGGGCGAGGTCTACGACTGGGGCGTCTGGCACATCGTCGAGCTGGACCACTGGAACGACTGGGAAGACCTGTTCCACGTCGAGATCGTCGACCTGTGA